Proteins encoded within one genomic window of Fibrobacter sp. UWB16:
- a CDS encoding U32 family peptidase, which produces MNNPELLLPVGTRDMLESAINNGADAVYYGVPHWNARGRTEDFSFEDVEEMIRYARLRGVKTYLAMNILIFEREIQELPEFLERLIALKPDAFIIQDIGLARLIKAISPEQEIHASTQMTLASSEAVNLVKDIGFSRAVLARELSAKQIAQIKSLTDLELEVFIHGALCVSYSGQCLTSENFGGRSANRGQCAQSCRLPYRIFVDGKEWKDPKARYLFSTRDLCALPKLEELKEIGVESLKVEGRLKSPEYVAAVSHAYRKALEILSEKGYKANAECANGNAAELTAQDLEPLEVLFSRGLNTGWLDGVNHQELVDGSFSNHHGEFIGTVVQVDRNGVIVELEDKPVPCTLLPGDGILFEEYRAEPEPRQTGSRLYKATFASRAGKSQVRLEFGREFNLRKVSYGMKAYRNDSPALEKELHKTFTDKSFAKHIPVCMTLEGKIGEPLKLTISASDNETRAVTVEGAILEAARNEVAPDALQAIAKKELSGLSATAYVLDKLEIKLPANAFLPGKVLRTLRQEAVQALDEKRLQWKELAPSADNGRAFLHSVARSTSMVAGTPGSTTSTSKNRRTITVLVRRPEQIDALQGLDIDKVVMDFDWGVKYDEPLEHIHKLGFEAGIATLRIHKPSENHYIKQILTLMPEFALVRNLGSLALLKDSGIPMVGDYSLNATNSASYDWLLAQGLEKLHPSWDLNSTQLFDLLKNIDGSKLELALHQYMPAFHSEYCAFARALTTGRRFPECKKICTQHKVEILDHKGERHFLQSDAECRNTLFVGKPQSALKLLPRLIAQNVSSYRLELLDEEPESVRRKIDIYTQAIRGKLDIDTAISKAGVEEKYGLSEGQLFNQSVWQDRKKGCV; this is translated from the coding sequence ATGAACAATCCTGAACTTCTTTTGCCTGTCGGTACGCGCGACATGCTGGAATCCGCCATTAACAACGGGGCGGACGCGGTTTATTATGGTGTACCTCACTGGAACGCACGCGGTCGAACCGAAGATTTTTCATTTGAAGATGTCGAAGAAATGATCCGCTACGCAAGGCTTCGCGGCGTAAAGACGTACCTTGCGATGAACATCCTCATCTTCGAGCGCGAAATTCAGGAGTTGCCGGAATTTTTGGAACGCTTGATTGCGTTAAAGCCGGACGCGTTCATCATCCAGGACATCGGGCTCGCAAGGCTCATCAAGGCGATTAGCCCAGAACAGGAAATCCACGCGAGCACGCAAATGACGCTCGCGAGTTCCGAAGCCGTGAACTTGGTCAAGGACATCGGATTTTCAAGAGCGGTCTTGGCTCGCGAACTTTCGGCAAAACAAATTGCGCAAATCAAGAGCCTCACCGACTTGGAACTGGAAGTTTTCATCCACGGGGCGCTTTGCGTCTCGTACTCGGGGCAGTGCCTTACCAGCGAAAACTTTGGCGGACGCTCGGCAAACCGCGGGCAGTGCGCCCAAAGCTGCCGCCTTCCCTACCGCATTTTTGTGGACGGCAAGGAATGGAAGGACCCGAAGGCTCGCTACTTGTTCAGCACGCGAGACCTGTGTGCGCTTCCGAAGCTTGAAGAGCTCAAGGAAATCGGCGTGGAATCGCTCAAGGTCGAAGGGCGTTTGAAAAGCCCGGAATATGTGGCCGCCGTTTCGCACGCGTATCGCAAGGCATTGGAAATTCTGAGCGAGAAAGGTTATAAAGCAAATGCCGAGTGTGCGAATGGAAATGCCGCCGAGCTTACCGCACAGGACTTGGAACCGCTGGAAGTCCTGTTCTCCCGCGGGCTCAACACAGGTTGGCTCGATGGCGTAAATCACCAGGAACTCGTCGACGGATCGTTCTCGAACCACCATGGTGAATTTATCGGAACTGTCGTTCAAGTAGACCGCAACGGCGTGATTGTGGAACTTGAAGACAAGCCTGTTCCATGCACTTTATTGCCGGGCGACGGGATTTTATTTGAGGAATATAGGGCAGAGCCGGAACCGCGACAAACGGGAAGCCGACTGTACAAAGCGACGTTTGCTAGCCGCGCCGGGAAGTCGCAAGTCCGTTTGGAATTCGGCCGAGAATTCAACTTGCGCAAAGTCTCTTACGGCATGAAAGCATACCGCAACGACTCCCCCGCTCTCGAAAAAGAACTCCACAAGACTTTTACGGATAAGAGTTTCGCCAAGCACATTCCTGTTTGCATGACACTCGAAGGGAAAATTGGCGAACCACTGAAATTGACAATATCGGCATCAGATAACGAGACGCGCGCGGTCACCGTCGAAGGAGCCATCCTCGAAGCAGCCCGCAACGAAGTCGCTCCCGATGCACTCCAAGCCATCGCCAAGAAAGAACTTTCTGGATTGAGCGCGACCGCTTACGTTCTCGACAAGCTCGAAATCAAGTTGCCAGCAAACGCATTCCTCCCCGGCAAAGTCTTGCGAACGCTCCGTCAAGAAGCCGTTCAAGCCTTGGACGAAAAGCGCTTGCAGTGGAAAGAACTCGCCCCTTCTGCAGACAATGGTCGCGCATTCCTACACAGCGTCGCACGCAGTACAAGCATGGTCGCGGGCACTCCCGGCAGCACTACGAGCACTTCCAAGAATCGTCGCACGATAACCGTTCTCGTCCGCCGTCCCGAACAAATTGACGCATTGCAAGGCCTCGACATCGACAAAGTCGTCATGGATTTTGACTGGGGCGTGAAATACGACGAACCGCTCGAACACATCCACAAACTCGGCTTTGAAGCAGGCATCGCCACGCTCCGCATCCACAAGCCAAGCGAAAACCATTACATCAAACAAATTCTTACGCTCATGCCGGAATTTGCTCTGGTGCGTAACCTCGGTTCGCTCGCGCTCCTCAAGGATTCCGGAATCCCGATGGTCGGCGACTACAGCTTAAATGCCACTAACAGCGCAAGCTACGATTGGCTTTTGGCACAAGGACTTGAAAAATTGCACCCGTCGTGGGACCTCAACAGCACCCAGCTTTTTGACTTGCTCAAGAACATTGACGGAAGCAAGCTCGAACTCGCTCTGCACCAGTACATGCCCGCATTCCACTCGGAATACTGCGCCTTTGCACGCGCCCTCACGACCGGCCGCCGCTTCCCCGAATGCAAAAAGATTTGCACACAGCACAAAGTCGAAATTCTCGACCACAAGGGCGAACGCCACTTCTTGCAATCCGATGCCGAATGCCGCAACACGCTCTTTGTCGGCAAGCCGCAATCCGCCCTCAAGCTTTTGCCAAGGCTCATCGCACAAAACGTGAGCAGCTACCGTTTGGAACTCTTGGATGAAGAGCCCGAATCCGTCCGCCGCAAGATCGACATTTATACGCAAGCCATCCGCGGCAAGCTCGACATTGATACCGCCATTTCAAAAGCAGGCGTCGAAGAAAAGTACGGACTCTCCGAAGGTCAGCTGTTCAATCAAAGCGTCTGGCAAGACCGAAAGAAAGGTTGTGTTTAG
- a CDS encoding Txe/YoeB family addiction module toxin: MKKIWSDKAWDDYLYWQAQDKKTLKRVNQLVKDIERNHFEGLGKPEALKGNLSGFWSRRIDDGNRLIYRINGEFIDILSCKGHYENV, translated from the coding sequence ATGAAGAAAATTTGGTCCGATAAAGCTTGGGACGACTACCTCTATTGGCAAGCCCAAGATAAAAAAACGCTCAAAAGAGTTAACCAACTTGTAAAAGACATCGAGCGAAACCATTTCGAAGGCTTAGGCAAGCCTGAAGCATTGAAAGGAAACCTCAGCGGATTTTGGAGTCGACGAATTGACGATGGCAATCGGCTAATCTACAGAATTAATGGTGAATTTATCGACATTCTTTCTTGCAAAGGTCACTACGAAAACGTTTAG
- a CDS encoding type II toxin-antitoxin system RelB/DinJ family antitoxin — MAQATVSARIDSKDKERFDEFCNNVGLSTSAAIYMFIKNVINEHRIPFEVREPSARYNAKANDIEALKKGIEQLNAGKGVEHELIEVDD; from the coding sequence ATGGCACAGGCAACAGTTTCCGCACGAATCGACAGCAAAGACAAAGAACGTTTTGACGAGTTCTGCAATAACGTAGGGCTGTCCACCTCTGCAGCCATCTACATGTTCATCAAGAACGTCATCAATGAGCATCGCATTCCCTTTGAAGTCCGTGAACCTTCTGCCCGTTACAACGCCAAAGCAAACGACATCGAAGCTCTTAAGAAAGGCATCGAGCAGCTTAACGCCGGGAAGGGTGTTGAACATGAACTCATTGAGGTTGACGACTAA
- a CDS encoding SPFH domain-containing protein: protein METESKLQPKVQPKIQLPKKNYTKAIIVAVIVVIALILLKCNIGYNSATQLLVKQSPFGTLSCIDHAGFYFKGFASIYSYDRTKDFYFNSSTDKVKGEGWEGGDDDEDDISVTLSRNANAEISGYLKYQLPTDCEDLVKIHREQRSDKKLKHDLVRNSVLSAVRKTAPLFTAEEAKVTKIAEFRRIAEDQLTEGEYLTTIEVLTEKAGEDDYDSEGKIIKKAETQEYKVTKLKLDKNGNRILTKPSALRLYGIRVVQFEIQNVRLDQKAQQQLDIVKDREMKRVSNATAAETAKQAAITAEAEGKARIAQAKADQEVEKIKAVTQAEKERDVAVLQAQKEQEVARLEALRALEVAKKIKAEKEAEAAANRALVSAGLTPQERAEWDYKTKVGVAEALAKSAHPLVPEIMMTGDSKGGASTAMDAVGLNMLMGLTEKLSK, encoded by the coding sequence ATGGAAACAGAATCCAAATTACAGCCCAAAGTGCAACCCAAAATACAGCTTCCCAAAAAGAATTACACAAAAGCAATCATTGTCGCGGTCATCGTTGTTATCGCTCTTATTTTGCTCAAATGTAATATCGGTTACAATAGCGCAACGCAGCTTCTTGTGAAGCAGTCTCCGTTTGGTACCCTCTCCTGCATCGACCACGCCGGTTTCTACTTCAAGGGTTTTGCAAGCATCTACTCTTACGACAGAACCAAGGACTTCTACTTCAACTCCTCTACCGATAAGGTAAAGGGCGAAGGCTGGGAAGGCGGCGACGACGACGAGGACGATATTTCCGTTACCTTGTCCCGAAATGCAAACGCCGAAATCAGTGGCTACCTCAAATACCAGCTCCCCACGGACTGCGAAGACCTCGTGAAAATCCACCGCGAACAACGTTCCGACAAGAAACTCAAGCATGACCTTGTCCGTAACTCCGTGCTCTCCGCCGTTAGAAAGACCGCACCGCTCTTCACCGCCGAAGAAGCCAAGGTGACAAAGATTGCTGAATTCAGAAGAATCGCCGAAGACCAACTCACGGAAGGTGAATACCTCACCACAATCGAAGTGCTCACCGAAAAGGCCGGCGAAGACGATTACGATTCCGAAGGCAAAATCATCAAGAAAGCCGAAACGCAAGAATACAAGGTCACAAAGCTGAAACTCGATAAGAACGGCAACCGCATCTTGACAAAGCCCTCGGCACTCCGTCTTTACGGCATCAGAGTGGTGCAGTTCGAAATCCAGAACGTCCGCCTCGATCAGAAAGCTCAACAGCAGCTCGACATCGTGAAGGACCGCGAAATGAAGCGCGTCTCTAACGCAACGGCAGCAGAAACGGCAAAGCAGGCAGCCATCACCGCCGAAGCCGAAGGCAAGGCTCGCATTGCTCAGGCAAAAGCAGACCAGGAAGTGGAAAAAATCAAAGCTGTGACGCAGGCAGAAAAGGAACGCGATGTTGCCGTTCTCCAGGCGCAAAAAGAACAAGAAGTGGCACGCCTCGAAGCTTTGAGAGCTCTCGAAGTCGCTAAGAAAATCAAAGCCGAAAAAGAAGCAGAAGCAGCCGCCAACAGGGCTCTCGTCAGCGCCGGTTTGACTCCGCAAGAACGCGCCGAATGGGATTACAAGACCAAGGTCGGTGTTGCTGAAGCTCTCGCCAAGTCCGCACATCCGCTCGTCCCGGAAATCATGATGACCGGCGACTCCAAGGGCGGCGCAAGCACTGCCATGGACGCAGTAGGCTTGAACATGCTTATGGGACTTACTGAAAAGCTCTCGAAGTAA
- a CDS encoding alpha/beta hydrolase fold domain-containing protein — MDVYNFGESNPLIPKQVKFKRPLKEYQIEGMQVLEMAAADETKPVILYLHGGGYRQGFQLFHWKMLADLSKATGCGLVMPDYPLLPEHTALEAHTLVLKLYSELLKRFPASKIIIMGDSAGGGFSLALAEEILEQSLPSPMHLILISPWVDITGGDESIAEYDNWLHIDELHQFGLSWANGMDAHDPMVSPLYGNMQGLPPTDIFVGTWEVFYPDIVNCGEKMKSAGVSVTLHVGEELGHVFPLYPAPEGEEARQTIADIVKSSTERTTALSLTSLMQ, encoded by the coding sequence GTGGACGTCTATAACTTTGGCGAAAGCAATCCGCTGATTCCAAAACAGGTCAAGTTCAAGCGCCCCTTAAAAGAATACCAAATCGAGGGCATGCAAGTTCTTGAGATGGCGGCCGCAGACGAAACCAAGCCCGTCATTCTCTACCTCCACGGCGGTGGCTACAGGCAAGGCTTTCAACTTTTCCATTGGAAAATGCTAGCCGATCTCTCCAAAGCAACTGGTTGCGGCTTGGTGATGCCGGACTACCCCCTTTTGCCGGAACATACGGCGCTCGAAGCCCATACACTCGTATTAAAGCTCTACAGCGAACTCTTGAAACGCTTCCCCGCAAGCAAAATCATCATCATGGGAGACAGTGCCGGTGGCGGATTCTCGCTTGCGCTCGCCGAAGAAATCCTAGAGCAATCGCTCCCCTCGCCCATGCACCTCATCCTGATTTCACCGTGGGTCGACATCACTGGCGGCGATGAATCCATAGCAGAATACGACAACTGGCTTCATATCGACGAACTACATCAATTTGGTCTATCTTGGGCTAACGGCATGGATGCACACGATCCAATGGTATCGCCACTCTACGGCAACATGCAGGGGCTCCCGCCCACCGACATTTTCGTCGGCACCTGGGAAGTATTCTATCCCGACATCGTCAATTGCGGTGAAAAAATGAAGTCTGCAGGCGTATCCGTCACGCTCCACGTCGGAGAAGAACTGGGACACGTGTTCCCCCTCTACCCCGCCCCCGAAGGCGAGGAAGCCCGCCAGACGATTGCGGACATTGTCAAGAGCAGCACCGAAAGAACGACGGCGCTCTCCCTGACAAGCCTTATGCAATAA
- the rpiA gene encoding ribose-5-phosphate isomerase RpiA, whose product MASMDELKKAAGVRAADMIKDGMIVGLGTGSTAAHMVNRLAERIKTEGIHVTGVSTSWSTTLQCRSLGIPLKEMGEVSHLDMVIDGADEIDPNRNLIKGRGAAHLLEKIVASMTDNYVIIADSGKAVQLLGTKFAVPLEIIPGAIAVVTERVKKLGGEVKVRMGAPGKDGPVISDSGNLIADAKFAPIADPDKLARDLEHIVGIVGHGLFINMATKVILADEAKGLIEF is encoded by the coding sequence ATGGCATCGATGGATGAACTCAAGAAGGCTGCAGGCGTTCGTGCCGCAGACATGATCAAGGATGGAATGATTGTCGGTCTCGGCACAGGCAGCACGGCAGCTCACATGGTGAACCGCCTTGCCGAACGCATCAAGACCGAAGGCATCCACGTGACGGGCGTTTCGACCAGCTGGAGCACCACACTCCAATGCCGTAGCCTCGGCATCCCGCTCAAGGAAATGGGCGAAGTGAGCCACCTCGACATGGTGATTGACGGTGCAGACGAAATTGACCCGAACCGCAACCTAATCAAGGGACGCGGAGCCGCTCACCTCCTCGAAAAGATTGTCGCCTCCATGACGGATAACTACGTGATTATCGCAGACTCCGGCAAGGCCGTGCAGCTGCTCGGCACCAAGTTCGCAGTCCCTCTTGAAATCATCCCGGGAGCTATCGCCGTCGTGACAGAACGCGTGAAAAAGCTCGGTGGCGAAGTCAAGGTCCGTATGGGCGCTCCTGGCAAGGACGGTCCGGTGATTAGCGATTCAGGCAACCTCATCGCCGATGCGAAGTTCGCCCCCATCGCAGACCCGGACAAGCTCGCCCGTGATCTGGAACACATCGTGGGTATCGTCGGACACGGCCTGTTCATCAACATGGCAACGAAGGTCATCCTCGCTGACGAAGCCAAGGGCTTGATCGAATTCTAG
- a CDS encoding peptidylprolyl isomerase, with product MVVIQDKMKVSIAYTLREGKRILEEVPASQPFVYIHGYNNIIPGLEDALTGRRLGEKFTVSIPANLGYGEYRKDLILTVPKEELRDVGELWLGMELEMYQDNDMREFQLPDTAEEFVNDLNLDGDDDQCDGIYTIKEILEDTVIVDGNHPFAGKDLIFNVEVVDIVEASFTEQESGFPDEDEFNDGYDNYDSYDNRMGDDNFDSNERRWR from the coding sequence ATGGTAGTCATTCAAGACAAGATGAAGGTGAGCATAGCCTACACCCTCAGAGAAGGCAAGCGAATTCTTGAAGAAGTTCCCGCCTCCCAGCCGTTCGTGTACATCCACGGATACAACAATATCATTCCCGGACTCGAAGACGCATTGACGGGGCGTCGTCTGGGCGAAAAGTTTACGGTGAGCATTCCGGCAAATCTCGGTTATGGCGAATACCGCAAGGACCTTATCCTCACAGTCCCGAAAGAAGAACTCCGCGACGTCGGAGAGCTCTGGCTCGGCATGGAACTCGAAATGTACCAGGATAACGACATGCGCGAATTCCAGCTGCCGGACACCGCCGAGGAATTTGTAAACGACTTGAACCTGGATGGCGATGACGACCAGTGCGACGGCATTTACACCATCAAGGAAATTCTCGAAGACACCGTGATTGTGGACGGAAACCACCCGTTTGCAGGCAAGGATTTGATTTTTAACGTCGAAGTTGTAGACATCGTCGAAGCAAGTTTCACCGAACAGGAGTCCGGCTTCCCGGATGAAGACGAATTTAACGATGGATACGATAACTACGACAGTTACGACAATCGCATGGGCGACGACAATTTTGACTCAAACGAAAGGAGATGGCGCTAA
- a CDS encoding metallophosphoesterase, producing the protein MLYGICSDIHSNATAFEAVLQSMRENGVERRVCLGDIVGYGVDTDECVNLVKENMDVCLIGNHDSVAVRYESSAGFNPYAKQAIEWTQKNLSKESVTYIRSLPYIQEENDICFVHASPLSPADWVYVTDLEDALNAFDHFSERYCFVGHTHSPVIIASRPLAIPKILDEYEYVIANTERLLVNVGSVGQPRDRDPRACWCLLDTETKCVRLIRVEYDIRETQNRMKKQGMPSFLIDRLSVGR; encoded by the coding sequence ATGCTTTACGGTATTTGTTCAGATATCCATTCCAATGCCACCGCTTTCGAGGCTGTGCTCCAGTCCATGCGCGAAAATGGCGTGGAACGGAGAGTATGCCTTGGTGATATTGTGGGATATGGCGTCGATACCGATGAGTGCGTCAATTTGGTTAAAGAGAACATGGATGTGTGCCTGATCGGGAACCACGACAGCGTGGCGGTCCGGTACGAATCCAGCGCCGGGTTCAACCCGTACGCGAAGCAGGCGATTGAATGGACCCAGAAGAACCTCTCTAAGGAGTCCGTGACGTATATCCGCTCGCTCCCGTACATCCAGGAAGAAAACGATATCTGCTTTGTGCATGCGTCGCCCTTGTCTCCGGCAGATTGGGTCTATGTGACCGATCTCGAGGATGCGCTGAACGCTTTTGACCATTTCTCGGAGCGCTACTGCTTTGTGGGGCATACGCATAGCCCGGTCATCATTGCTAGCCGCCCCTTGGCGATCCCGAAGATTCTGGACGAGTACGAGTACGTGATTGCGAATACCGAACGCTTGCTGGTGAACGTCGGCAGTGTGGGGCAGCCCCGCGACCGCGACCCGAGAGCCTGCTGGTGTCTGCTCGATACCGAGACCAAGTGCGTGCGGCTCATTCGAGTGGAATACGACATTCGTGAGACGCAGAACCGCATGAAAAAGCAGGGGATGCCCTCGTTTTTGATTGACCGACTATCGGTGGGGCGTTAG
- a CDS encoding 23S rRNA (pseudouridine(1915)-N(3))-methyltransferase RlmH: MKWVLAVFGKAGSPFIADEVEKYVKRLRGSAMPLEVVELKESKIDDHAQALAQEAALFEKKFPRNEFRRVILSEEGKLMTTVKLADTLQARFTGNIVFLIGSAYGIDENLKKSADLLLSLSPLTFTHDHARIITVEQLYRVQMVMQNHPYHHR, translated from the coding sequence ATGAAGTGGGTGTTGGCGGTGTTTGGTAAGGCTGGTTCCCCGTTCATTGCGGACGAGGTGGAAAAGTATGTGAAGCGTTTGCGCGGTTCCGCGATGCCACTGGAAGTGGTGGAGCTCAAGGAATCGAAAATTGACGACCACGCCCAGGCGCTTGCTCAGGAAGCCGCTCTTTTCGAGAAAAAATTCCCGCGTAACGAGTTCCGCCGAGTGATCCTCTCCGAAGAGGGCAAGCTCATGACGACGGTTAAGCTCGCCGATACGTTACAGGCCCGCTTTACGGGAAATATTGTGTTTTTGATTGGCTCCGCGTACGGCATCGACGAGAACTTGAAAAAGTCCGCCGACTTGCTCTTGAGCCTTTCTCCATTGACTTTTACCCACGACCACGCCAGGATTATTACGGTAGAACAGCTCTACCGCGTCCAGATGGTCATGCAAAACCACCCATATCATCACCGATGA
- a CDS encoding dihydrofolate reductase, which translates to MLISAIVAVSENNVIGRDGHLPWHLSADLKRFKAITSGHAIILGRKNYDDIGRPLPNRTNYVLTRNRDFQAPGCIVCSSLGEAIEAARAAGETECFIIGGAAVYREAMPLVEKLYLTRVLSHVEGDVFFPEWNDKFQKESEESFPADEKNDFPTTFEIWVRKK; encoded by the coding sequence ATGTTAATTTCTGCAATTGTAGCGGTTTCTGAAAACAATGTCATCGGGCGTGACGGTCACTTGCCGTGGCACCTGTCTGCCGATCTCAAGCGCTTCAAGGCGATTACCTCGGGGCATGCCATCATCCTCGGTCGCAAGAATTATGACGATATCGGACGCCCGCTCCCGAACCGCACGAACTACGTGCTCACCCGCAACAGGGATTTCCAGGCCCCGGGCTGCATTGTCTGCTCTTCGCTCGGTGAGGCTATTGAGGCCGCTCGCGCTGCAGGCGAGACGGAATGCTTTATTATTGGTGGTGCTGCCGTGTATCGTGAGGCGATGCCGCTGGTCGAAAAGCTCTATTTGACGAGAGTTTTGTCGCACGTGGAAGGCGATGTTTTCTTCCCGGAGTGGAACGATAAGTTCCAGAAAGAAAGCGAAGAATCTTTCCCGGCAGACGAAAAAAACGACTTCCCGACAACCTTTGAAATTTGGGTACGAAAAAAATAA